In Zingiber officinale cultivar Zhangliang chromosome 6A, Zo_v1.1, whole genome shotgun sequence, a single genomic region encodes these proteins:
- the LOC121995488 gene encoding ABC transporter G family member 9-like has protein sequence MSLDDALPSSSAFFYGVEGESDASRSPAAAAMLGSSFPKSLFTPRGRKGREGTLDFLPKIGHQAKSAQGLQWHLPNPQSLDIPGTILLSAFQSQEESKAEQYLGIETMEGGRANQSGDASNSIFSGVQLPVTLNLLVLVVQWQDVVYKVKVDRGEKVILKGVSGCVQPGELLAMLGPSGSGKTTLLTLLGGRVAPTSRLTGSITYNGKPFSSSLKRTLGFVTQDDVLYAHLTVMETLYYTALLRLPRTLSRREKAAQAEAVLDQLGLTVCRNNIIGSALVRGISGGERKRVSIGQEMLINPSLLLLDEPTSGLDSTIAARIVSLLWKLTQTGGRTVAMTIHQPSSRLFYMFHKVLLLSDGNPVYFGKGSDALDYFNRIGYSPEMAMNPSDFLLDLANGVSANEETLEEKAATKQVLVEAYRVHLHPLVSEELTTLSKQFKEQGSEQSTRKMKQEWSTSWWEQFEILLRRSLKERRHEAFSKMHLIQIFVVAIVVGVLWFKSSDNVTDQVGLLYFVNSFWGFYPAFQGIYTFPMERTMLTKERSSGMYRLSSYFMALTAGDLPMELVLPTCYVLIIYWMCGLKSQAGHFFMLLSSILFTVLVAQGVGLAIGAVLMDLKKAITLCSIFMLIFMLAGGFFVQNMPSFISWIKYISFNFYSFRLQLLSQFSRHDTYECGQETRCLVADIPSVKVVGLSDAWLAVVVMFVLLVFYRLVAYVALMRIGPGKK, from the exons ATGTCCCTGGACGACGCCCTTCCCAGCAGCAGCGCCTTCTTCTACGGAGTTGAGGGCGAGTCCGACGCCTCCCGCAgccccgccgccgccgccatgCTCGGGTCCTCGTTTCCCAAGTCCCTGTTTACTCCAAGGGGAAGGAAGGGGAGAGAAG GAACATTAGATTTTCTTCCCAAAATAGGCCACCAGGCAAAATCTGCGCAGGGTCTTCAAT GGCACCTCCCAAATCCCCAATCCCTCGATATCCCTGGTACGATTCTGCTTTCAGCTTTTCAATCCCAGGAAGAATCCAAGGCC GAACAGTACTTGGGAATTGAGACGATGGAGGGGGGAAGGGCGAACCAGAGCGGCGACGCTTCTAATTCGATCTTCTCCGGCGTTCAGCTTCCGGTCACTCTCAAT TTGCTGGTTTTGGTGGTGCAGTGGCAGGATGTGGTGTACAAAGTGAAGGTGGATCGGGGGGAGAAGGTGATCCTGAAGGGCGTCTCCGGGTGCGTTCAGCCGGGGGAGCTGCTGGCGATGCTTGGCCCCTCCGGCAGCGGGAAGACAACGCTGCTGACGCTCCTCGGCGGGCGGGTGGCGCCCACTAGCCGCCTCACCGGAAGCATCACCTACAACGGCAAGCCCTTCTCCAGCTCGCTCAAGCGCACCCTCGGCTTCGTCACCCAGGATGATGTCCTCTACGCCCACCTCACTGTGATGGAGACCCTCTACTACACCGCCCTCCTCCGCCTCCCCCGCACTCTCTCCCGCCGGGAGAAGGCCGCGCAGGCCGAGGCCGTCCTCGACCAGCTCGGCCTCACCGTGTGCCGCAACAACATCATCGGCAGTGCCCTGGTGCGCGGCATCTCCGGCGGGGAGCGCAAACGCGTCAGCATCGGGCAGGAGATGCTCATCAACCCCAGCTTGCTCCTGCTCGACGAGCCGACCTCTGGCCTCGACTCCACGATTGCCGCCAGGATCGTCTCCCTCCTGTGGAAACTCACGCAGACGGGCGGCCGCACCGTCGCCATGACCATCCACCAGCCCTCCAGCCGCCTCTTCTACATGTTCCACAAGGTCTTGCTCCTCTCCGACGGCAACCCCGTCTACTTCGGCAAAGGCTCCGACGCTTTGGACTACTTCAACAGAATCGGCTACTCGCCGGAGATGGCCATGAATCCTTCAGACTTCCTGCTCGACCTTGCTAACG GTGTATCTGCAAACGAAGAGACATTGGAAGAGAAAGCAGCAACTAAACAAGTGCTAGTGGAAGCTTACAGAGTACACCTGCATCCTCTGGTGAGCGAGGAACTCACGACCCTGAGCAAGCAATTCAAGGAGCAGGGCAGTGAGCAGTCGACGAGGAAGATGAAGCAGGAATGGAGCACCAGTTGGTGGGAACAGTTCGAAATTCTACTGCGCAGGAGCTTGAAGGAAAGAAGGCACGAGGCTTTCTCCAAGATGCATCTGATTCAGATCTTCGTGGTGGCCATTGTCGTCGGAGTACTGTGGTTCAAATCCTCCGATAATGTTACAGATCAG GTTGGGCTTCTTTACTTCGTCAATTCATTCTGGGGGTTCTACCCTGCCTTCCAGGGCATCTACACCTTCCCCATGGAGCGCACCATGCTAACCAAGGAGCGGTCTTCCGGCATGTACCGCCTCTCCTCCTACTTCATGGCTCTAACGGCCGGCGACCTTCCGATGGAGCTCGTCCTCCCCACCTGCTACGTGTTGATCATCTACTGGATGTGCGGTCTCAAGTCCCAAGCCGGCCACTTCTTCATGCTACTCTCGTCCATCCTCTTCACCGTCCTTGTGGCGCAGGGCGTCGGCCTTGCCATCGGCGCCGTCCTCATGGACCTCAAGAAAGCCATCACGCTCTGCTCCATCTTCATGCTTATCTTCATGCTCGCCGGAGGCTTCTTCGTCCAGAACATGCCCTCTTTCATCTCGTGGATCAAGTACATCTCCTTCAACTTCTACAGTTTTAGGCTGCAGCTGCTGTCCCAGTTCAGCCGGCACGATACCTATGAATGCGGCCAGGAGACGCGGTGCCTGGTCGCCGACATCCCGTCGGTGAAGGTGGTCGGGCTCAGCGATGCGTGGCTGGCCGTCGTCGTCATGTTCGTCTTGCTGGTCTTCTACAGGCTGGTTGCGTACGTGGCGCTCATGCGGATTGGCCCCGGAAAGAAATGA